One Clostridiisalibacter paucivorans DSM 22131 genomic region harbors:
- a CDS encoding RNA-guided endonuclease InsQ/TnpB family protein, with protein MMTKSVKIKLGTPIDSNWNTVRKILADLRYNSSKMLNFSIQQCYQWMIYRNEYREKYGKYPRAKDIYGYSHRNHIYRQAAEIFPIFNRGNISQTVGMATSRWSSDQKDVMSLRKSIPSYRLQAPIYIANQSYTISRTENGLVVDCSLVSKKYAKEETNDKTRYRISLVVKDNSTETILDRIVSGEYSQGYGQIVKDRRKEKWYLLVAYRFEPKKTKETGRILGIDLGIVYPLYMALNDSHHRYRIDGGEIEHFRRNIEKRKNQLLDQGKYCGDGRRGHGIRTRIAPIEFAREKIKNFRNTTNHKYSKFVVDIAQKHDVETIQLEKLDGISEDSTFLKNWSYYDLQQKIQYKAQEKGIKVAYIDPRYTSQRCSRCGNISRENRQDQQRFRCTKCGFSANADYNAAKNISTQNIEKIIEEELKK; from the coding sequence TCAATACAGCAGTGCTACCAATGGATGATATATAGAAACGAATATAGAGAAAAATATGGCAAATATCCTAGAGCAAAGGATATATATGGGTATAGCCATAGGAACCATATATATCGACAGGCTGCTGAGATATTTCCCATATTTAATCGGGGCAATATCTCCCAGACTGTGGGTATGGCTACTAGCAGATGGTCTTCTGACCAAAAGGATGTCATGAGCCTGAGAAAATCCATCCCTAGCTATAGACTCCAGGCACCGATATATATAGCCAATCAGAGCTACACCATATCTAGAACTGAGAATGGCTTGGTTGTGGATTGTAGTCTGGTATCAAAAAAATATGCAAAGGAAGAAACAAACGACAAAACAAGATATCGGATCTCTTTGGTGGTGAAAGACAATTCCACAGAAACTATTTTGGATAGAATAGTTTCTGGAGAATATAGTCAGGGATATGGTCAGATAGTCAAAGATAGACGAAAAGAAAAATGGTATTTATTGGTAGCATATAGATTTGAACCAAAAAAAACAAAAGAAACGGGCAGAATTCTGGGCATAGACCTAGGGATAGTCTATCCTCTGTATATGGCGTTGAATGATTCGCACCACCGATATAGAATAGATGGTGGAGAGATAGAACATTTTCGTAGAAATATAGAGAAACGAAAAAATCAATTGCTAGACCAGGGGAAATATTGCGGAGATGGAAGAAGAGGACACGGTATTCGGACCCGCATAGCACCTATAGAATTTGCCAGGGAAAAAATAAAAAATTTTCGAAACACAACAAACCACAAATATAGCAAATTTGTGGTAGATATAGCTCAGAAACATGATGTTGAGACTATTCAGCTAGAAAAACTAGATGGTATCAGTGAGGATTCAACATTTCTCAAAAACTGGAGCTACTATGACCTACAACAAAAAATCCAGTACAAGGCACAAGAAAAGGGCATCAAGGTAGCATATATAGACCCTAGATACACTAGTCAGCGGTGTTCCCGATGTGGAAATATATCCAGAGAAAACAGACAAGACCAACAGAGATTCAGATGCACAAAATGTGGATTTTCGGCAAACGCCGACTATAACGCCGCTAAAAATATAAGCACTCAAAACATAGAAAAAATAATAGAAGAAGAATTGAAAAAATAA